A region from the uncultured Macellibacteroides sp. genome encodes:
- a CDS encoding LCP family protein: MKRYQGDKYRRRKLVFWLGLCSVVLLAVLLLFLWPLLRPEPKRELIRAGICGAVNSPAVYSLAKGADLAMLVRMAGGFAPAADFARVNLDRLVMHDTIYHIPTRGVAGGHSLMDALKEPLSSPFMDISKLIAAELGQKEIRKFTILYVGLPSVFVLITYAPDLKRIQFTHIPHSALFLNNDYRLQDIFFTVNINPTVKLLENRLKQKIDYYLIQNRSAFIELIDRLQGIDITLDEPYAKAYSMKPGTGHLDGFHAWEYIRFLNIRNMSVTHTSGKDMDLIRHDNFKAAPRSWELEYELRNQRQRMVLNGMRIAFAGLHTEEQMIIINNFARLFETDMDSGFILKLYKDVLQVPAFSFGAFPGYYSGENSKLYFYPDMPGYEMLLKKEIRTSLQSLKTREQTVY; this comes from the coding sequence GTGAAGAGGTATCAGGGTGATAAGTACAGGAGGCGGAAGCTTGTTTTCTGGTTGGGTTTGTGTAGCGTGGTGTTGCTGGCAGTGTTATTGCTTTTTCTATGGCCGTTGCTTAGGCCGGAGCCAAAACGGGAACTGATTCGTGCCGGTATCTGTGGGGCGGTGAATAGTCCGGCGGTGTATTCGCTTGCCAAAGGGGCGGATCTTGCCATGCTGGTTCGGATGGCCGGGGGCTTTGCTCCGGCGGCCGACTTTGCCCGGGTGAATCTGGATAGATTGGTGATGCATGATACGATTTATCATATTCCCACGCGGGGTGTGGCGGGCGGACATTCGCTGATGGATGCCTTGAAGGAGCCTCTTTCCTCTCCTTTTATGGATATTTCTAAATTGATTGCCGCCGAACTGGGACAGAAAGAGATTCGGAAGTTTACCATTTTGTACGTGGGATTGCCATCGGTGTTTGTGCTGATTACCTATGCGCCGGACCTGAAACGGATTCAGTTTACCCATATCCCCCACAGTGCGCTTTTTCTGAACAACGACTACCGGTTGCAGGATATTTTCTTTACCGTAAACATAAATCCGACCGTGAAGTTGCTGGAAAACCGGCTGAAGCAAAAGATTGATTACTACCTGATACAGAACCGGTCCGCTTTTATTGAATTGATCGACCGGTTGCAGGGTATTGATATTACCCTGGACGAACCGTATGCCAAGGCGTACAGCATGAAGCCGGGCACGGGCCATCTGGATGGTTTCCATGCGTGGGAGTATATCCGTTTCCTGAATATACGGAACATGTCTGTTACGCATACCAGCGGAAAGGATATGGACTTGATTAGGCACGATAACTTCAAGGCGGCTCCTAGATCCTGGGAGTTGGAATATGAATTAAGGAATCAACGGCAAAGGATGGTGCTGAACGGTATGCGGATTGCTTTTGCCGGGCTCCATACGGAAGAGCAAATGATAATAATAAACAACTTCGCCCGTTTGTTTGAAACGGATATGGACAGCGGGTTTATCCTGAAGCTGTACAAGGATGTGTTGCAGGTGCCGGCATTCTCCTTTGGAGCATTCCCAGGTTATTATAGCGGAGAGAACAGCAAATTGTACTTTTATCCGGATATGCCGGGTTACGAGATGTTACTGAAAAAAGAAATTCGTACTTCCCTGCAAAGCCTAAAGACCAGGGAACAGACAGTGTACTAG
- a CDS encoding AraC family transcriptional regulator: protein MYFFLQEIEYYLKEGMLCPHFFDLKKKELFFLFRIFYHEDDLATFFISLIGKDIDFKRFVINNYQNIKSVDEFAELSNSSVSTFTRRFKDHFGESVHQWILNQKANKIYYEIKFSGKSFQEIANNYEFSSQAHFNRFCKSKYGKAPGEMRKESSTAEILIK from the coding sequence ATGTATTTTTTTCTACAAGAGATTGAATATTATCTGAAAGAAGGCATGCTATGCCCACATTTCTTCGATTTAAAGAAAAAGGAGCTTTTTTTTCTTTTCAGAATATTCTACCATGAGGATGATTTAGCTACTTTTTTTATTTCTTTAATCGGTAAAGATATTGACTTTAAGAGATTTGTGATTAATAACTATCAAAATATAAAAAGTGTCGACGAATTTGCCGAACTTTCCAACTCAAGTGTTTCCACATTTACCCGTCGATTCAAAGATCATTTTGGAGAATCGGTTCATCAGTGGATATTGAATCAGAAAGCGAACAAAATATACTATGAAATAAAGTTCTCCGGCAAATCTTTTCAGGAGATAGCCAATAATTACGAATTCTCGTCTCAGGCTCACTTTAACCGGTTTTGCAAGAGCAAGTATGGGAAGGCGCCCGGCGAAATGAGGAAAGAAAGTTCGACTGCTGAAATCTTAATTAAATGA
- a CDS encoding response regulator yields MNTTDTNFGGLIFRLMELSPVGVVVKSVADSRIVYHNALFKKLFEIHHERIIGHKVYRSKQSRNYINQIIELDNLCISTGEPVSGNLKFPTSTGDMRIYFSNRILLTDCKGREGPLIVSFYLDLTDQESTKLKLANALKADMLKSDFLSNMSHEIRTPLNAIVGFSEVLANEDDPVLKMKYVDIIQNNNHLLIDLINDILDFAKIESDKLNFVYSDTDVHHLCEEVYDVFSLKPKDGVSLQFNNQLPGIFVRTDCRRVIQILSNFLSNAFKFTDQGSISLYYALEGNEIVFHVEDTGSGLSEKECINVFDRYARINELKKGTGLGLTISKMLTERLGGRIGVTSQAGKGSDFWFTIPCTGENKIKTEFENENEVLATPLLPLMRCKPIILVAEDHEDSYLLIESYVQGEYQLVHARNGIEALELFETIQPDLLLLDIKMPKMDGLQVLKYIRKQNSDIPIIVMSAFAYSSEVYEARSLGTNEYLVKPINKSSLIRSIKKYLK; encoded by the coding sequence ATGAACACAACCGATACTAACTTCGGAGGATTAATCTTTCGTCTTATGGAACTTAGCCCTGTAGGGGTAGTGGTGAAATCAGTAGCCGATAGCCGTATAGTTTATCACAATGCGCTTTTTAAAAAACTATTTGAGATTCATCATGAACGAATCATCGGACATAAAGTTTACCGATCCAAGCAAAGTCGAAATTATATCAACCAGATAATTGAGTTGGATAATCTCTGTATCAGCACCGGTGAACCCGTGTCCGGCAACTTAAAATTTCCAACCTCTACCGGCGATATGCGTATCTATTTTAGCAACCGTATCTTGCTAACCGATTGTAAAGGGCGAGAAGGTCCTCTTATAGTCTCTTTTTATCTTGATCTCACCGATCAGGAATCCACCAAGCTTAAGCTGGCCAATGCCTTAAAAGCAGATATGTTAAAGTCTGATTTCCTCTCAAATATGAGTCACGAAATACGTACGCCGCTCAATGCCATCGTAGGTTTTTCTGAAGTACTGGCAAATGAGGACGACCCTGTTTTAAAAATGAAGTACGTAGATATTATCCAAAACAACAATCACCTGTTGATCGATCTGATCAACGATATCCTCGACTTTGCAAAAATAGAGTCTGACAAACTAAACTTTGTTTACTCCGACACCGACGTACACCACCTATGTGAAGAAGTATACGATGTGTTTTCCCTTAAGCCTAAAGATGGAGTCAGTCTTCAGTTTAATAACCAACTGCCTGGTATTTTTGTGAGGACCGACTGTCGGCGTGTGATTCAGATCCTTTCCAATTTTTTGAGCAATGCTTTTAAATTTACAGACCAGGGCAGCATCAGTTTATACTATGCGCTGGAAGGAAACGAGATTGTATTTCATGTGGAAGATACCGGTAGCGGCCTATCCGAAAAAGAATGTATTAATGTGTTTGACCGTTATGCCCGCATTAACGAATTAAAGAAAGGAACCGGACTAGGTCTAACCATCAGTAAAATGCTTACTGAGCGACTGGGAGGCCGGATTGGCGTAACTTCCCAGGCAGGTAAGGGATCCGACTTTTGGTTTACCATCCCGTGTACCGGAGAAAATAAAATAAAGACAGAATTCGAAAATGAAAACGAAGTATTGGCAACACCGCTTTTGCCGCTCATGCGGTGTAAACCAATCATTTTGGTGGCTGAAGACCATGAAGACAGTTATCTCTTGATCGAAAGCTACGTTCAGGGAGAATACCAACTGGTGCATGCTCGAAATGGTATCGAAGCCCTGGAACTGTTCGAAACTATCCAGCCGGACCTTCTCCTTTTGGATATAAAAATGCCAAAGATGGATGGACTTCAGGTCTTGAAGTACATCAGAAAGCAGAATTCAGACATCCCAATAATTGTAATGTCCGCTTTCGCCTATAGCAGTGAGGTGTATGAGGCCCGTAGCTTAGGCACCAATGAATACCTTGTCAAACCTATAAATAAAAGTAGTTTGATTCGTTCGATTAAAAAATACCTAAAATAA
- a CDS encoding polysaccharide biosynthesis/export family protein: MNRLRLWVMVCGCLLLTLPAVMGQAKSYLIERGDVLDVVVMEHPEFSLTGIIVLPDGTMQYPGIGSILAAGMSSDALTASVEKSVGKYVVNPLVSVFIRKIQNQMLNVLGYVNKPGQFQIYEGVDLLTALSMAGGIKNIKKGKQVIIIHADQSMEVIKLKEYINPGHQVKKMPVLYAGDTVMVKEPGEVNWSKFSFFASLLTAIAAILNFAL, translated from the coding sequence ATGAACAGGCTAAGATTGTGGGTGATGGTGTGCGGTTGTTTGCTGCTTACGTTGCCTGCCGTGATGGGTCAGGCAAAGAGTTACCTCATTGAACGGGGGGATGTGCTGGACGTGGTGGTGATGGAGCATCCGGAGTTTTCGCTTACGGGTATTATTGTGCTGCCTGATGGTACGATGCAGTACCCGGGTATCGGGAGTATACTGGCTGCCGGCATGAGTTCGGATGCGCTTACGGCTTCGGTAGAGAAAAGTGTGGGTAAGTATGTGGTGAATCCGCTGGTGTCGGTTTTTATCCGCAAGATTCAGAATCAGATGCTGAATGTGCTGGGCTATGTAAACAAGCCGGGGCAGTTTCAGATTTATGAGGGGGTGGATTTGCTGACGGCCCTGAGTATGGCGGGGGGTATTAAGAATATCAAGAAAGGAAAACAGGTGATTATCATCCACGCGGATCAGTCCATGGAGGTGATAAAGTTGAAAGAGTATATCAACCCCGGCCATCAGGTAAAGAAAATGCCGGTACTGTATGCCGGCGATACGGTTATGGTAAAAGAGCCCGGCGAAGTGAACTGGTCGAAGTTCTCGTTCTTCGCCTCCCTTCTAACCGCTATTGCAGCCATTTTGAATTTCGCACTTTAA